A stretch of the Flavobacterium sp. 5 genome encodes the following:
- a CDS encoding pentapeptide repeat-containing protein yields MEDLIHIQKTFEKITYIGKKINNREFEDCVFKNCDFSNSDFSNNSFMDCEFIECNLSMTQLGGSSLKTVSFKNSKLMGIQFQACQDFLFNVQFQDCVLDYSSFANKKMPKTKFNSCSLKEVTFIGTNLTQSVFGNCNLDNAIFNDTVLAGVDFTTAYNYKIDPEFNPMKKAKFSNQGIAGLLDKYDIKIE; encoded by the coding sequence ATGGAAGACTTAATACACATTCAAAAAACATTTGAAAAAATCACTTATATCGGTAAGAAAATAAACAATCGTGAATTTGAAGATTGTGTTTTCAAAAACTGTGATTTCTCGAATAGTGATTTCTCAAACAATAGTTTTATGGATTGTGAATTCATAGAATGTAATTTATCGATGACCCAATTGGGAGGTTCTAGTCTAAAGACCGTTTCTTTCAAAAACAGCAAATTGATGGGGATTCAATTCCAGGCATGTCAGGACTTTTTATTCAATGTTCAATTTCAAGATTGTGTTTTGGATTATAGCTCATTTGCGAATAAAAAAATGCCAAAGACCAAATTCAATTCCTGTTCTCTAAAAGAAGTTACTTTTATTGGAACAAATTTGACTCAATCTGTTTTTGGAAATTGTAATTTGGATAATGCTATTTTTAATGACACCGTTTTGGCTGGAGTAGATTTTACAACAGCTTACAATTATAAAATAGATCCTGAATTTAATCCAATGAAAAAAGCTAAATTTTCCAATCAGGGAATTGCTGGGCTTTTGGATAAGTATGATATAAAAATTGAGTAA
- the kduI gene encoding 5-dehydro-4-deoxy-D-glucuronate isomerase: MTKYSSRYASSPEAVKQYDTKQLRDEFLIDDLMKEDEITLTYSHYDRYITGSAVPVKDLTLETIDPLKAGYFLERREMGIINVGGNGSVVVEGVTHELGLKDALYIGSGNKEVIFKSADSKNPAKFYINSAPAHTTYPTKKVSLAEANKLELGTMETANHRTVNQMIIGGVVTTCQLQMGMTELRPGSVWNTMPAHVHDRRMEVYFYLDIPENQAVCHFMGQPQETRHIWMNNHQAVISPPWSIHSGSGTSNYTFIWGMAGENLDYGDMDVCKITDLR, encoded by the coding sequence ATGACAAAATATAGCTCTAGATATGCTTCAAGTCCAGAAGCCGTAAAACAATATGATACCAAACAATTGAGAGATGAATTCTTGATTGATGATTTAATGAAGGAAGACGAGATTACATTGACGTATTCACACTATGATCGTTATATTACTGGTTCGGCAGTTCCTGTCAAAGATTTAACCTTGGAAACTATTGATCCTCTAAAAGCTGGTTATTTTCTAGAGCGCAGAGAAATGGGAATCATAAATGTTGGCGGAAACGGTTCGGTTGTTGTTGAAGGAGTAACACATGAATTAGGTCTTAAAGATGCCCTTTATATTGGAAGCGGGAATAAAGAAGTCATTTTTAAAAGTGCTGATTCAAAAAATCCTGCTAAATTTTACATTAATTCAGCTCCTGCCCACACCACTTATCCAACTAAAAAAGTAAGTTTAGCAGAAGCTAATAAATTAGAATTAGGCACAATGGAAACTGCAAATCACCGTACGGTAAATCAAATGATCATTGGAGGTGTTGTTACTACTTGTCAATTACAAATGGGTATGACGGAATTAAGGCCTGGAAGTGTTTGGAACACAATGCCAGCTCACGTACATGATCGCAGAATGGAGGTTTATTTTTATTTGGATATTCCAGAAAACCAAGCTGTATGTCACTTTATGGGACAGCCACAGGAAACTAGACATATTTGGATGAATAATCATCAAGCGGTTATTTCTCCGCCATGGTCAATTCACTCTGGATCAGGCACTAGTAACTATACTTTTATATGGGGAATGGCAGGTGAAAACTTAGACTATGGAGATATGGATGTTTGTAAAATCACAGATTTAAGATAA
- a CDS encoding type II toxin-antitoxin system RelE/ParE family toxin has protein sequence MGKKIIWSPNALGQLEDIHFYILFESKSIRIADKVVETIFESTEILKTQPEIFKIDKQKINNDGTFRVYIVYDYSISYQITQTTIQILRVRHNAQKFKKLPWKT, from the coding sequence ATGGGGAAGAAAATAATTTGGTCTCCAAATGCTTTAGGGCAATTAGAAGACATTCATTTTTATATTCTTTTTGAAAGTAAATCAATCCGAATTGCTGATAAAGTTGTAGAAACCATTTTTGAAAGCACTGAAATTCTAAAAACGCAACCCGAAATTTTTAAAATTGATAAACAAAAAATCAATAACGACGGAACTTTTAGAGTTTATATCGTTTATGACTATAGTATTTCTTATCAAATTACCCAAACTACAATTCAAATTCTCCGTGTGAGACATAATGCCCAAAAATTCAAAAAACTCCCATGGAAGACTTAA
- a CDS encoding DUF294 nucleotidyltransferase-like domain-containing protein — MKNTISHRVADFLKGFPPFTFLNQNDIELLSEQISIIYKEKDSVIFAENEETHDSFYVVHKGAIALRKGVKNDTIDMCDEGDIFGLRPLIANENYKMEARAYEETILYAIPIAIFRPYALQNKDVGNFLIQSFASNTSNPYSESYRGKLYGETLAGDLLDNNPQILDIQPVKYSKKIITCSSATSAKEIAQMMTKKNVGAILVVEDKLPIGIITDKDLRNKIVTGEYPITSAASVIMTSPVITYPKKLTTTQAQMAMMKSNISHICLTKDGTPNTKAVGILSKHDVMVSLGNNPAVLIKAVKRAKKYKEIKPIRASIMQLLQGYLDQNIPITLTSKIITELNDVCIQQVIAIALKKMTTPPPAKFAWLAMGSQGRSEQLLQTDQDNALVYEDVAEELKEKTKKYFLDLATHVNKGLFEIGYDYCPAEMMASNPKWCLSLGEWKDVVHHWITNTGKDEVLLSFIFFDYSLSYGDSELANKLSDFILEDIKANPVFYLHLVSGALQSPSPTGFFRQFLLEQDGANKDFFDIKRRALMPLSDAARVLILSHAVKSISNTPERFEKLAELEPQNRELYLSCAYSYKALLKFRTKQGLLHNDSGQYIALEHLTKLEKIKLKSTFKTIKELQEIISIRFNASNIL, encoded by the coding sequence ATGAAAAATACCATTTCGCATAGAGTTGCCGATTTTCTTAAGGGCTTCCCTCCTTTTACTTTTTTAAATCAAAATGACATTGAATTACTTTCTGAACAAATTTCAATTATTTATAAAGAAAAAGACAGTGTTATTTTTGCCGAAAATGAAGAAACTCATGACTCCTTTTATGTCGTTCATAAAGGAGCAATAGCACTAAGAAAAGGTGTGAAGAATGATACTATTGACATGTGCGACGAAGGAGATATCTTTGGACTAAGACCTCTTATTGCAAATGAAAATTACAAAATGGAAGCTAGAGCCTATGAAGAAACCATTCTTTATGCCATTCCTATAGCTATTTTTCGACCTTATGCGCTACAGAATAAAGACGTTGGTAATTTTTTAATTCAAAGTTTCGCTTCAAACACAAGTAATCCTTATTCAGAAAGTTACAGAGGAAAGCTGTATGGGGAAACCCTGGCAGGAGACCTTTTGGATAACAATCCTCAAATATTAGATATTCAGCCTGTCAAATATTCGAAAAAAATTATTACTTGTTCATCTGCAACCTCTGCCAAAGAAATTGCTCAAATGATGACCAAAAAAAATGTAGGTGCAATACTTGTAGTTGAAGATAAACTTCCTATTGGTATTATTACAGATAAGGATTTACGAAATAAAATTGTTACTGGCGAATATCCTATTACTTCAGCAGCATCAGTAATAATGACAAGTCCTGTTATTACGTACCCTAAAAAACTGACTACGACACAGGCGCAAATGGCTATGATGAAAAGTAACATCAGCCATATATGTCTGACCAAAGATGGTACTCCAAATACCAAAGCAGTTGGTATTCTTTCCAAACATGACGTGATGGTATCACTGGGAAATAATCCTGCTGTATTGATAAAAGCTGTAAAAAGAGCAAAAAAATATAAGGAAATAAAACCTATACGTGCCAGTATTATGCAATTACTGCAAGGGTATTTAGATCAAAACATACCTATAACTTTGACATCAAAAATCATTACCGAGTTAAATGATGTTTGCATTCAGCAGGTTATTGCTATTGCTTTAAAAAAAATGACTACTCCTCCGCCTGCAAAATTTGCTTGGCTGGCAATGGGAAGTCAAGGTCGCAGTGAACAATTATTACAAACCGATCAAGATAATGCCTTAGTCTATGAAGATGTAGCAGAAGAATTAAAAGAAAAGACTAAAAAATACTTTTTAGATTTGGCTACTCATGTCAACAAAGGATTATTTGAAATTGGATATGACTATTGCCCCGCCGAGATGATGGCATCAAATCCTAAATGGTGTTTAAGTTTAGGTGAATGGAAAGACGTAGTGCACCATTGGATCACAAATACAGGAAAAGATGAAGTGCTTTTATCCTTTATATTTTTTGATTACAGCCTCTCTTATGGTGATAGCGAACTTGCTAATAAACTTTCCGATTTTATTCTAGAAGATATCAAAGCGAATCCCGTATTTTATCTTCATTTAGTGAGCGGAGCTTTACAAAGTCCATCACCTACAGGCTTTTTTAGACAATTTTTACTTGAACAAGATGGTGCTAACAAAGATTTCTTCGATATAAAAAGAAGAGCATTAATGCCATTGAGTGATGCAGCCAGGGTTTTAATTTTATCTCATGCAGTAAAATCAATCAGTAATACGCCCGAGCGTTTTGAAAAATTAGCCGAATTGGAACCTCAAAATAGAGAATTGTATCTATCTTGTGCTTATTCGTATAAAGCACTTTTAAAATTCAGAACAAAACAAGGTCTTCTTCACAATGATTCAGGGCAATATATAGCTTTGGAGCATCTTACCAAATTAGAAAAAATCAAGCTAAAGAGCACCTTTAAAACGATTAAAGAACTACAAGAAATTATCTCCATCCGCTTTAATGCATCAAACATATTGTAA
- a CDS encoding YhcG family protein, whose product MELQEQFSHITALISKAKESAYHAVNKELVTLYWHVGEYVSQQVEKKTWGKSVVKELSLFIQQSEPNIVGFSPQNIWRMKQFVETYKNLPKLATLSRELSWSQNRLILPLKSSEEQEFYLLFCIKEKWSVRELERQINTSCFERVMLANEKLATLSGVFPKEITNTFKDTYVLELLQLPESHLEKDLRKAIAQNITKFLLEFGRDFAFMGEEYPLQVGSQDFAIDLLFYNRNLNCMVAIELKIEKFKPEHLGQLNFYLEALDRDIRKPHEQPSIGILLCNGKDDIVVEYALNRTISPTLVADYQTKLPSKELLQRKWKEILESLSDNNNKQN is encoded by the coding sequence ATGGAACTCCAAGAACAATTTTCACACATAACGGCACTCATATCAAAAGCAAAAGAGAGTGCTTACCATGCAGTAAACAAGGAATTGGTAACTCTCTATTGGCATGTAGGAGAATATGTAAGTCAACAAGTAGAAAAGAAAACTTGGGGTAAATCGGTAGTAAAAGAGTTATCTCTTTTTATTCAGCAGTCGGAACCTAATATTGTTGGTTTTTCTCCACAAAACATATGGAGAATGAAGCAATTTGTAGAAACTTATAAAAATTTACCAAAACTCGCAACACTGTCGAGAGAATTAAGCTGGTCACAAAACAGACTGATTTTACCGCTCAAAAGTTCTGAAGAACAAGAATTCTATTTACTTTTTTGTATCAAAGAAAAATGGTCTGTTAGAGAGCTTGAAAGACAAATCAATACATCTTGTTTTGAACGTGTAATGCTTGCAAATGAAAAACTCGCCACACTGTCGGGAGTTTTTCCAAAAGAAATAACAAATACTTTCAAAGACACGTATGTACTAGAATTACTTCAATTACCTGAAAGTCATTTAGAGAAAGATTTAAGAAAAGCAATTGCACAAAACATAACAAAATTTCTATTAGAATTTGGAAGAGATTTTGCATTTATGGGAGAAGAGTATCCCTTGCAAGTTGGCAGCCAGGATTTTGCAATTGACCTTTTGTTTTATAACCGAAATTTGAATTGTATGGTTGCCATAGAACTGAAAATAGAGAAATTCAAACCTGAACATTTGGGGCAACTTAATTTTTATCTCGAAGCACTAGACAGAGATATTCGCAAGCCACACGAACAACCTAGCATTGGTATATTACTATGCAATGGCAAAGATGATATTGTAGTCGAATATGCTTTAAACCGAACAATATCGCCCACATTAGTAGCTGATTACCAAACAAAACTTCCTAGTAAAGAACTATTACAGCGTAAATGGAAGGAGATTTTAGAGTCACTTTCTGATAATAATAACAAACAAAATTGA
- a CDS encoding MFS transporter — protein sequence MDNQNIGKYRWTICGMLFFATTINYLDRQVLSLTWNDFIAPEFHWTNNDYGNITALFSIFYAVSLLFAGRFVDWMDTKKGFLWAIGIWSIGACLHAFAGIATSGVITGNWFVGFEGAKEAIHNVSDTALVINVSVTLFIFARFVLAVGEAGNFPAAIKTTAEYFPKKDRAFATSIFNAGATIGALAAPISIPFIAKAFGWEMAFIIIGALGFIWMGFWIFIYDKPESHSKVTTAELEYIQQDILSDSKIEGYVPETTTKVSLVDCLKYKQTWAFAFGKFMTDGVWWFFLFWTPAYLSSVYGMDSTEAAFPLFVLYMITLLSIIGGWLPTYFVEKKGMNPYEGRMKSMLIFAFFPLVALLAQPLGHISYWLPIIVIGIALAAHQAWSANIFTSVGDMFPKKAIATITGIGGLAGGVGSTIINKGSGVLFDYSKNTDMVFMGFKGIEAGYFIIFSICSVCYLIGWTVMKSLVPKYSPITDL from the coding sequence ATGGATAATCAAAATATAGGAAAATACAGGTGGACAATATGTGGAATGCTTTTTTTTGCAACAACAATTAACTATCTTGATAGACAAGTACTATCTCTAACATGGAATGATTTTATTGCTCCCGAATTTCACTGGACAAATAATGACTACGGAAATATTACCGCCCTATTCTCTATTTTCTATGCAGTATCTTTATTGTTTGCTGGACGATTTGTTGATTGGATGGATACCAAAAAAGGCTTCCTGTGGGCAATTGGAATATGGTCAATAGGTGCTTGTTTGCATGCTTTTGCAGGAATTGCAACATCAGGAGTAATAACAGGAAATTGGTTTGTTGGTTTCGAAGGAGCTAAGGAAGCAATCCATAATGTAAGCGATACCGCTTTAGTAATTAACGTAAGTGTTACTTTGTTTATTTTTGCTCGTTTCGTCCTCGCAGTCGGTGAAGCAGGAAACTTTCCGGCTGCTATCAAAACAACAGCTGAGTACTTCCCTAAAAAAGACAGAGCATTTGCAACAAGTATTTTTAATGCTGGAGCAACAATTGGCGCATTAGCTGCACCGATTTCTATACCATTTATTGCAAAAGCTTTTGGATGGGAAATGGCCTTTATAATCATTGGAGCCTTAGGTTTTATATGGATGGGTTTCTGGATTTTTATTTATGACAAACCTGAAAGTCATTCTAAAGTTACAACAGCTGAGTTAGAATATATTCAACAAGACATACTTTCTGACAGCAAAATTGAAGGCTATGTACCTGAAACTACTACTAAAGTTTCACTTGTAGATTGCTTAAAATACAAACAAACATGGGCTTTTGCATTTGGTAAATTCATGACTGATGGTGTTTGGTGGTTTTTCTTATTCTGGACACCAGCGTATTTAAGTTCAGTATATGGAATGGATTCTACAGAAGCTGCTTTCCCCCTATTTGTTTTATACATGATTACTTTACTTTCAATCATTGGTGGCTGGTTACCAACCTACTTTGTTGAGAAAAAAGGCATGAATCCTTATGAAGGACGAATGAAATCAATGTTAATTTTTGCGTTTTTCCCATTAGTAGCACTTCTTGCACAACCTTTAGGACATATTTCATACTGGCTTCCAATTATTGTTATTGGTATTGCGTTAGCTGCACACCAAGCTTGGTCAGCAAACATTTTTACTAGTGTTGGAGATATGTTTCCTAAAAAAGCAATTGCAACCATTACTGGTATTGGTGGTTTAGCCGGAGGAGTTGGTTCAACTATCATTAATAAAGGATCTGGTGTTTTATTTGATTATAGCAAAAACACAGATATGGTTTTCATGGGGTTCAAAGGAATAGAAGCTGGATATTTTATCATTTTTTCCATTTGTTCTGTTTGCTATTTAATAGGATGGACTGTTATGAAATCATTAGTTCCTAAATACAGCCCGATTACTGATCTTTAA
- a CDS encoding PolC-type DNA polymerase III: protein MTNFFKEWKTKLFDFLKITKKPIDEALLHSVESTRFVVLDTETTGFDYDNDRMLCIGAITLQDGIIAIPNAFEMYIHQEHYDKNSVQIHGILKDLVMKKPSELEVLQKFLAFLGDSIIIAHHTIFDITMINRALERNELPILTNKTLDTAFLYKKTLIRSNLLEYKDHYALDDLADKFDISKKDRHTAMGDAYITAIAFLKIVKKLKEKKRKGEFLLKDLFYY, encoded by the coding sequence ATGACGAACTTTTTTAAAGAATGGAAAACCAAACTATTTGATTTTTTAAAAATAACTAAAAAACCAATTGATGAAGCACTTTTACACAGTGTTGAAAGCACTCGCTTTGTCGTTTTAGATACTGAAACTACAGGCTTTGATTATGACAATGACCGAATGCTTTGCATAGGCGCAATTACCCTACAAGATGGTATCATTGCGATTCCTAACGCCTTTGAAATGTATATCCATCAGGAACATTATGATAAAAATAGTGTTCAAATTCACGGTATTCTAAAAGATTTGGTTATGAAAAAACCTTCAGAGTTAGAAGTCTTGCAAAAGTTTTTAGCCTTTTTAGGAGATTCGATTATCATAGCTCATCATACTATATTTGATATCACGATGATTAATCGTGCCTTGGAGCGAAATGAACTTCCGATATTAACAAACAAAACATTGGATACAGCTTTTCTCTATAAAAAGACACTGATTAGATCCAATTTATTAGAATATAAAGATCATTACGCTCTGGATGATCTCGCCGATAAATTTGATATTTCCAAAAAAGATCGTCATACCGCAATGGGTGATGCCTATATTACAGCTATCGCCTTCTTGAAAATCGTAAAAAAATTAAAAGAGAAAAAAAGAAAAGGTGAGTTTCTTCTAAAAGATCTATTTTATTATTAA
- a CDS encoding DNA topoisomerase IV → MRKIIFLLPILSLMSCYDAERNCKDFKTGKFKFEYEIDGVKKTTVFERNDSIEIETFEGKTDTATIRWINDCEYVLQKKHPKNKAEEKAIDMKILTTTKNSYTFEFGMVGADSRQKGTVIKISE, encoded by the coding sequence ATGAGAAAAATTATCTTCCTACTACCAATACTATCCTTAATGTCGTGTTATGATGCGGAGCGCAACTGCAAAGACTTCAAAACCGGAAAATTTAAATTTGAGTATGAAATTGATGGCGTAAAAAAAACGACCGTTTTTGAGCGTAATGACAGCATTGAAATTGAGACTTTTGAAGGTAAAACGGATACCGCTACAATTCGCTGGATAAATGATTGCGAATATGTTTTACAAAAGAAACACCCGAAAAATAAGGCAGAAGAGAAGGCTATTGACATGAAAATTTTGACAACTACGAAAAATTCCTATACCTTTGAATTTGGAATGGTAGGAGCCGATTCTAGACAAAAAGGAACGGTAATTAAAATTTCAGAATAA
- a CDS encoding TerC family protein, with the protein MEVFLNPDAWIALLTLTFLEIVLGIDNIIFISIATGKLAIEDRKKATKLGMFLAMFMRIALLFGINFLTQMKKPWFTIDWSWLHAGVTGQSIILLFGGLFLIYKSTNEIREKVDEKGHEEKELGKATAKSFQSVILQIIMIDLVFSFDSILTAVGMTNGVEGALVIMITAVIISVLIMMQFAVPVGNFVNKHPSIQILGLSFLILIGFMLLTESAHLANALVFGSHVTPVPKGYLYFAISFSLFVEIINMRVTKKK; encoded by the coding sequence ATGGAAGTATTTTTGAACCCTGATGCTTGGATTGCCTTATTAACATTGACTTTCTTGGAAATAGTCTTAGGTATTGACAACATCATTTTTATCTCTATTGCAACTGGAAAATTAGCGATAGAAGACCGTAAAAAAGCGACCAAATTGGGTATGTTTTTGGCTATGTTTATGAGGATTGCATTGTTGTTTGGAATTAATTTCTTAACCCAAATGAAGAAACCTTGGTTTACCATTGATTGGAGCTGGTTGCATGCAGGTGTTACAGGACAAAGTATCATTTTATTATTTGGTGGATTGTTCCTAATTTATAAAAGTACCAATGAGATTCGTGAGAAAGTTGATGAAAAAGGTCATGAAGAAAAGGAATTAGGTAAAGCTACTGCAAAATCTTTCCAGAGTGTAATTCTTCAAATTATAATGATTGATTTGGTTTTCTCTTTTGATAGTATTTTGACTGCTGTTGGAATGACTAATGGTGTTGAAGGTGCTTTGGTTATTATGATTACGGCTGTGATTATTTCGGTATTAATTATGATGCAATTTGCTGTTCCTGTTGGAAATTTTGTCAATAAACATCCTTCCATTCAAATATTAGGATTATCCTTTTTGATTTTAATTGGATTCATGTTATTGACTGAAAGTGCTCATTTGGCCAATGCTCTTGTTTTTGGAAGCCATGTAACTCCAGTTCCAAAAGGGTATTTATATTTTGCTATTTCATTCTCTTTATTTGTAGAAATAATTAATATGAGAGTTACTAAAAAGAAATAA
- a CDS encoding DUF1572 family protein: MEATTSYLESVKKQFLYYKMLGEKAMEQLEAEQLFVAVNDDTNSIAVIVKHLSGNMLSRWTDFLTTDGEKETRNRDAEFENDLATKEQVLNSWNEGWNCFLGTLETLQPEQLSEIIYIRNEGHTVIEAINRQLAHYPYHIGQIVFYAKQLKKDEWNSLSIPKNKSNTYNDAKFAQEKSIKNFTEEEFRRLK, translated from the coding sequence ATGGAAGCTACTACCTCATATCTTGAAAGTGTAAAAAAACAATTTCTCTACTATAAAATGTTAGGAGAAAAAGCAATGGAACAATTGGAAGCAGAACAACTTTTTGTTGCTGTAAACGATGATACCAATAGCATTGCAGTTATTGTAAAACATCTTTCGGGAAATATGCTTTCCCGTTGGACAGATTTCTTAACCACCGATGGCGAAAAAGAAACACGAAATCGAGATGCAGAATTTGAAAATGATTTAGCAACAAAAGAACAAGTCTTAAACTCTTGGAATGAAGGATGGAATTGTTTTCTGGGAACATTAGAAACCTTGCAACCAGAGCAACTTTCGGAGATTATTTATATCAGGAATGAAGGACATACAGTTATTGAAGCCATCAACAGACAACTAGCTCATTATCCATACCACATCGGGCAAATTGTTTTTTATGCTAAACAATTAAAAAAAGACGAATGGAATAGCTTATCGATTCCTAAAAACAAATCGAACACTTATAACGACGCAAAATTTGCTCAAGAGAAAAGCATTAAAAACTTTACTGAAGAAGAATTTAGACGATTGAAATAA
- the murQ gene encoding N-acetylmuramic acid 6-phosphate etherase — MTFTKTTEQSSKYEQLEKMSVRELISNINQEDQTVPLAVEKALPQVETLVTEIVAKMKQGGRLFYIGAGTSGRLGILDASECPPTFGVPFDLVVGIIAGGDTAIRKAVENAEDNATQAWLDLQAFNVNENDVVVGIAASGTTPYVIGGLQTCNENNISTGSISCNAGSPLSQTAKFPIEVIVGPEFVTGSSRMKAGTAQKLVLNMITTATMIQLGKVKGNKMVDMQLSNSKLVDRGVKMIMGEIPVSYEEGSKLLNTHGSVRKAVDFYNKQ, encoded by the coding sequence ATGACTTTTACCAAAACCACCGAACAATCATCAAAATACGAACAGCTCGAAAAAATGTCTGTTCGAGAACTAATAAGTAATATCAACCAAGAAGACCAAACCGTCCCTCTTGCTGTAGAAAAAGCACTACCACAAGTAGAAACATTAGTAACCGAAATAGTTGCCAAAATGAAACAAGGAGGTCGCCTATTCTACATTGGAGCAGGTACATCGGGTCGTTTAGGAATATTGGATGCATCAGAATGCCCTCCTACTTTTGGAGTTCCTTTTGATTTAGTCGTTGGAATCATTGCTGGTGGTGATACCGCCATTCGCAAAGCCGTAGAAAATGCCGAAGACAATGCAACTCAGGCATGGTTAGATTTACAAGCATTTAATGTAAACGAAAATGATGTTGTTGTAGGTATTGCAGCTTCGGGAACAACACCGTATGTTATTGGAGGTTTACAAACCTGTAACGAAAACAACATCAGTACAGGAAGTATTTCATGTAATGCTGGCAGCCCGCTTTCGCAAACAGCAAAATTCCCAATCGAAGTTATTGTAGGACCTGAATTTGTTACTGGTAGCTCTAGAATGAAAGCCGGAACAGCACAAAAACTAGTACTCAACATGATTACTACGGCTACAATGATTCAGCTGGGAAAAGTGAAGGGCAACAAAATGGTAGATATGCAATTGAGCAATAGTAAACTTGTGGACAGAGGCGTGAAAATGATTATGGGAGAAATTCCTGTAAGCTATGAAGAAGGATCCAAATTATTAAACACTCACGGAAGTGTTCGTAAAGCAGTTGATTTTTACAATAAACAATAA
- the nrtS gene encoding nitrate/nitrite transporter NrtS, with translation MLPKNIKNALIIAVVVGTILNAINSYDVFWESNFTFRNVLRIVLTYITPFCVSLYSSTLASKSFEKANTKNTVTEK, from the coding sequence ATGCTTCCAAAAAACATAAAGAATGCCTTGATTATTGCCGTTGTAGTGGGAACTATATTAAACGCGATTAACAGTTATGATGTGTTTTGGGAAAGCAATTTTACATTTAGAAATGTTTTAAGAATCGTCTTGACCTATATAACTCCATTTTGTGTTTCTTTATATTCTTCAACATTAGCATCAAAATCATTCGAAAAAGCAAATACTAAAAACACAGTTACCGAAAAGTAG
- a CDS encoding DUF6095 family protein, giving the protein MANKDLLAKGIKYVTGALPLMFIGPTVIYNAFMNQHTNWHYLVLGIGIIACLASMYLMFVGLKIIMKGIFND; this is encoded by the coding sequence ATGGCAAATAAAGATTTATTAGCAAAAGGAATTAAATACGTAACAGGAGCTTTACCATTGATGTTCATAGGGCCAACTGTAATTTACAATGCGTTTATGAACCAGCATACCAATTGGCATTACTTGGTTTTAGGAATCGGAATTATTGCTTGTTTGGCATCTATGTATTTGATGTTTGTGGGTTTAAAAATAATAATGAAAGGCATATTTAACGACTAA